A region from the Motacilla alba alba isolate MOTALB_02 chromosome 10, Motacilla_alba_V1.0_pri, whole genome shotgun sequence genome encodes:
- the FAM219B gene encoding protein FAM219B: protein MATGGGGAGPAPAAAASAAGGRRGPGLIWAEKKRLNKGTDVVEKRGPYIMSKPPSIQAKLKRQRELAKAALRRQGLLGAPTAPKPTPKRSVKFNKGYTALSQTADENLVSLDSDSDREPGSRCSSGYSSAEQVTQDLSRQLLQDGYHLDEVPDDEDLDLIPPKPAASSSCPCCFGENLSCVIQ, encoded by the exons ATGGCGAcgggcggcggcggagccgggCCAGCTCCCGCTGCCGCTGCCAGCGCGGccggcggccggcggggcccgggg CTGATTTGGGCTGAAAAGAAGAGGCTGAACAAAGGGACAGATGTGGTGGAGAAAAGAGGTCCATACATCATGAGCAAGCCTCCCTCCATTCAGGCCAAGCTGA AGAGGCAGCGGGAGCTGGCAAAGGCAGCGCTGCgaaggcaggggctgctgggggcaccCACTGCTCCGAAACCAACTCCTAAAAG GTCTGTGAAGTTCAACAAGGGCTACACGGCGCTCAGCCAGACAGCTGACGAAAACCTGGTCTCCCTCGACTCAGACAG tgaCAGGGAGCCAGGATCCAGGTGTTCCTCGGGATACTCCTCCGCTGAG CAGGTGACCCAGGACCTGAgccggcagctgctgcaggacgGCTACCACCTCGACGAGGTCCCCGATGATGAAGACCTGGATCTCATCCCCCCAAAACCTGCCGCCTCCTCTTCTTGCCCCTGTTGTTTTGGAGAAAATCTCTCCTGTGTGATCCAGTAG
- the LOC119705250 gene encoding cytochrome c oxidase subunit 5A, mitochondrial, whose amino-acid sequence MAAVPPRRAPSPSPRPPALSRCRSVPAAPPYPPQRRPPALASVPPSLPVRCGSQRRAPGSRCCLPPSQPAAMLAASASLLRRCAVSGLRAAVRRPAGPAAVLPARCYSHGSQESDEEFDARWVTYFNKPDIDAWELRKGINTLVGYDLVPEPKIIDAALRACRRLNDFASAVRILEVVKDKAGPHKEIYPYVIQELRPTLSELGISTPEELGLDKA is encoded by the exons ATGGCGGCggtcccgccccgccgcgcccccaGCCCGTCCCCGCGGCCTCCCGCCCTCTCACGCTGCCGCTCCgtccccgccgcgccgccgtACCCGCCTCAGCGGCGCCCCCCGGCCCTCGCctccgtccctccctccctcccggtGCGGTGCGGGAGCCAGCGGCGCGCCCCCGGTTCCCGGTGCTGTCTCCCTCCTTCACAGCCCGCCGCCATGCTGGCCGCCAGCGCCTCTCTGCTCCGCCGCTGCGCCGTCTCCGGCCTCCGCGCCGCCGTCCGCCGGCCCGCCGGCCCAGCAG CTGTGCTTCCTGCCCGCTGCTACTCTCACGGGTCACAAGAGTCAGATGAAGAATTCGATGCTCGCTGGGTGACGTATTTCAACAAGCCAGATATCGATGCCTGGGAGCTCAGGAAAG GCATCAACACGCTGGTGGGTTACGACCTGGTCCCGGAGCCCAAGATCATCGACGCGGCTCTCAGGGCCTGCAGACGGTTAAACGACTTTGCCAGCGCTGTCCGCATCCTAGAAGTCGTAAAG gacaaGGCAGGACCCCACAAGGAAATCTATCCTTATGTTATCCAGGAGCTTAGACCAACTTTGAGTGAACTTGGAATCTCCACTCCAGAGGAACTGGGCCTGGACAAAGCATAA
- the RPP25 gene encoding ribonuclease P protein subunit p25: MAAEGGRAKPVTPSRMENFRKVRTSEEEMPLPFPDLPPDVVEMKVKEGSKIRNLMNFAMAQMELKGRRQIVFSGCGRAVTKTITCVEIMKRKLGGLHQVTKVRYKTVLEVWENQDPPPDSPAQNLTVHKNVPSICILLSRDPLDPNQTGYQPPEPQHEAGEGTLGSSTKGLKRPLPPPCEELLPKKLQVQVSDSARGTGTTAGQQDH, encoded by the coding sequence ATGGCTGCCGAAGGAGGGAGAGCCAAGCCCGTCACCCCGTCCAGGATGGAGAACTTCCGAAAGGTGAGGACCTCGGAGGAGGAGATGCCATTACCCTTCCCAGACCTGCCCCCGGACGTGGTGGAGATGAAAGTGAAGGAGGGCAGCAAGATCAGGAACCTGATGAACTTCGCCATGGCCCAGATGGAGCTGAAGGGCAGGCGGCAGATCGTGTTCAGCGGCTGCGGCAGGGCGGTCACCAAGACCATCACCTGCGTGGAGATCATGAAGCGCAAGCTGGGAGGGCTCCACCAGGTCACCAAGGTACGCTACAAAACCGTGCTGGAGGTCTGGGAGAACCAGGACCCGCCGCCCGATAGCCCTGCACAGAACCTGACTGTCCACAAGAACGTCCCCTCCATCTGCATCCTGCTCTCCCGGGACCCCCTGGATCCCAACCAGACGGGATACCAGCCCCCCGAGCCCCAGCACGAGGCGGGAGAAGGCACATTGGGATCCTCCACCAAGGGGCTGAAGCGGCCGCTGCCGCCTCCCTgcgaggagctgctgcccaagAAGCTGCAGGTACAGGTGTCTGACAGCGCCAGGGGCACGGGGACCACCGCTGGCCAGCAGGACCACTGA